The stretch of DNA atgtatgaactttccaatttgtaagtcgctctggataagagcgtctgctaaatgacttaaatgtaaatgtaactaagctcatgagacatttataaattatatttttcAAGAATCAACGGGTTCGTACCATTCATGTAAAAGTAAAAAATACATACAATTGttgcaactacagattgcccctttacaGAGCACTCTCTCCTCCAACAGCAAATTGGCAACACTGCCGCAGATTGACTGATCCCAACTCATGCTTCTAGTCATTACCTTCATCAACACGCTGACAAAAGACAACACCCTGCTTGATGCCACCTATAAAAGTAATAGGATTCAAACATGTATGCAGTGTACTCTACACAGCCTACAGTAACTGCTTAAAAAGCCATCTGTCTGACTTTCTCCatagtctccctctctctacaggtGTTTATGACAGTTGCTTTTTAATTCAACTGGGCTCTCGTTGGCTCTGAAGTGGAtcaaacaataacaacaataagcAGCATTCATAATCATACAGCAGGTCCTCATCTGAACCAGAATCTAGGATTACAGTAGATGTTGAATATGGCTATTCTCCTTTATGACCAGGAAGCAAACATTTAACTTCCCATGATTAATAATTTCTAACATTCTTTCGGTACATACCAAAGAATGGAGTTTGCTACCGTTACGACCAGTATGTACTTCCAGAAAAGGTCTATTGCAACAGAAAAAATGCCTGGAAGAATGTAAGTATTGTTTTTGACTAAGTGCGCATGTGCCAAATCCACCTCTTCTACACACCCTGTAACATTAGTAACGAAATTAAAATACGGTAAATAAAGCCTATCCAGAATTATAAGCTggctggttcgagccctgaatgctaattggctgacagccgtgataTATCAGACCCTATACCATggttatgacaaaacatttatttatactgctctaattacgttggtaaacagtttataatagcaataaggcacgtcatggggtttgtggtatattctATTCGCTAATGATCCTAGTGAAGAATATCCTAGCCTATACATTGATGATCGGCCCTGCTTTATTGAAGTTGCGAAACTTTGCAAGCCAAGAAATTGCAAAATGTCATTGCGGGAAATGTAGAACCGGGGTGAGCAAAATGATTAGATGCAAAAAGGTCACAGTCCTATTAAACCCAACAATCCAAAGAAACGTTGGCACTCTCAAACTGCAAGGCTAGAGCATAAGGCTCAAAACCAGTCAGTCTGAGCAAAAATCTGGAGATCTCTCTGACAGGACATGAAATATTCTAAAGCAACTGGTCTGGACAATATGCCTGCTAGGTTTGTAAAAGACACTGAACATATTTCACCCTGCTTCCCCTATATATCTCAATAGAACAAGGGAGGGTTCCAAATTACCTGAAACTTGCTAGGGTTATCCCATTACACAAGGTAGAAAGGTAGAAACCAAAGTAACTACGGGTCTCTATTCTGGGAGTCCTGGAGAAGATGATCTATGAGTAAATTGACATGTACATATCCAAGAATGCACTGATGTATGATTTTCAGTCCGGCTTTACAAAGTCACATTAAACTAATTAATGTTTACTGTATTTAACCGATCGTATCAGGAAAGAGATGGATGGAACATTTTGTGGGATGGTTTTACTGGACCTTCAGAAAGCCTTTGATACAGTAGCCCACCAGATACTACTCCACAAGTTAAGGGCCCTAGTTGGGTTGTAAAATTCCTGGAACTTTCAATACATTTTCCAGAAATCTCATTTGAATGTTTCCCGGAATCAGGGGGGAATAAAGCAGGTAATCCGGAATGCTCCAAACAGGATTTCGGGAAAACCAGGTAATTGATGAAAAGTTCCTGGAATTTTGTAACTCTAGGCCCTAGGTTTTAGCAGCATGGTATCAGATGGTTGATATCAATGGCACCTTATCAGATGTAAGATTAATCAGCTGTGGAGTGCCACAAGGAAGTGTTTTAGGGACACTACTCTTCCTTtttatatagtgcattcggacagtattcagaccccttccctttttcattttgttacatttcagccgtaatctgaaatggattaaataaaaatcctcaatctacacacacaataccccataataacaaagcaaaaacatgtactTTAGTATtgagcctttgctatgagactcgaaattgagctcaggtgcatcctgtttccattgatcatgcttcagatgtttctacaacttgggagtccacctgtggtaaattgaattgattgaacatgaaaagcacacacctgtgaAAGATGGAAGGTGTTTGTGTTCTCGGAAGTACGGCAACTAATCAGTCTCCTCCATTCCAAAAATACTGAATCTTAGGAGTCGATCCCTAGCCGGAGATGTTTTTTCCCCGTCTAGAGGTCTTGGTAAGTCACAGTACTTAATGAACTTTAAACTACTTTATTTTTTATGAGAGTGGTCTGCCCGCAGGCAGCTTCAGAAGCAGCATTCCTTTACAGACAAATAAAATGCCTGTTCAGTGGCGAGTCGAAAGAGTCAGAAAGAAACATGCCGTAGCCAAGGTGCTTTCACGGATATATGACCGCGGTATCATTTAATCTCTGAACAGAACCCTTATTTTTTTCCCTCCGTTCCACTATTCTGACCAGCAAAATACAATTTCTGAACTGATTCAAACCCCCCAAAAGTAACGGTATATATCGTTCCTTTCGgttcctttttaaacctctgaaaagtacattattttctttacatTTAGCTCAACATTAAATGACTTGCTATGGAGCAGGTAAGCTATTTACATGcattggacagacaagtgtagggCTTCAGAGCGTTGGCTTAACATTGGACTTGAGCTatctagctaacaagcttgtgtgtgcaccaGAATTGAAATAAAAACACGttttacctttttgtagttaataaatccaatgcaTGGCTCTAcagtagaggtcaaccgattaatcgTAATGGCCgctttcaagttttcataacaatcggaaatcggtattttgggACGCCGATTTGCAgttttttttatacctttatttaactaggcaagtcagttaagaacacattcttattttcaaggacggcctaggaacggtgggttaactgcctcgttcaggggcagaatgacagattttcaccaTGTCAgatcgggggattcaatcttgcaaccttacagttaactagtccaacgcaattACGACCTGCATCTCTctcgttgcactccacaaggagactgcctgttacgcgaatgcagtaagccaaggtaagttgctagctagcattaaacttatcttataaaaaacaatcaatcataatcactagttaactacacatggttgatgatattactagatattatctagtgtgtcctgtgttgcatataatctgactgagcatacaagcatatactgagcggtggtaggcagaagcaggcaCGTAAACATTTATTCAAACAGcatttgtgcgttttgccagcagctcttcattgtgcgtcaagcattgcgctctttatgacttcaagcctatcaactctcgagatgaggctggtgtaaccgaagtgaaatggctagctagttagcgcgcgctaatagcgtttcaaacgtcactcgctctgagccttctagtagttgttccccttgctctgcatgggtaacgctgcttcgatggtggctgttgtcgttgtgttgctggttcgagcccagggaggagcgaggagaggggcggaagctacactgctacactggcaatactaaagtgcctataagaacatctaatagtcaaaggttaatgaaatacaaatggtacagagggaaatagtcctataattcctataataactacaacctaaaacgtcttacctgggaatattgaagactcatgttaaaaggaaccaccagctttcatatgttctcatgttctgagcaaggaactgaagcgttagcacatattgcacttttactttcttctccaacactttgtttttgcattatttaaaccaaattgaacatgtttcattatttacttgaggctaaattgattttattgacgtattatattaagttaaaataagtgttcattcagtattgttgcaattgtcattattacaaataaaagtaaaaaattgTCAGAATAAATCGTTAtcagcttttttggtcctccaataatcggtattaaaatcctaatcggtcgacctctactctacCGTGCAAACGATTTATTCGCATATACaactaaatattttgctgtgagACTGGAATTGTCTATTTAGGCGCACCAGTAAGTCTAGAaaaattaaggattctagctttattaCCTGAAATATTTTTTCATAGTCCTTGTAAAAAAGGTCAGCGTAGAGCCCTGCAATGTGAAACGTGATAAGGATACTATAGTTAACTATCATTGAAAAAGTTAATCCATTCTTCTGTAATAAAAAAATCTCACTCCCTAATTTCTGAATAACACTAACGTCAGTAGGCAACAGTAGACTATGCTTCGGAGGGGGAGgtagcctgcacacacacacactggcaaagattttcagctggcaggcTGACACTGAAAAAAGTTGTGACACAGTGAGGGCTTTATAGGCACTTTTTTTTGTGGGACTaggagaaataaaataaaatgcccGGAGTGTAAAATAACAGTATTAACCGGTTCACATGCTGTTAATGGTTATGTTCCTGAAACAGTATAGATTACTTTCGTTCCCAGTTCTGATTCTGTTCCTCAAAAAACAAAAACGATTCCAACCCCTGGCGGTAGCCATACCTTCATTGACCGGCCCTAGAATTTATACATATGCAACAGGACCATTGTTCTTCAATGTGACTAGACTGGGAATTTTATGTCATCTTATCATTTTAATGgaaaaccaccccccccccccaaaaaaagtgctTAAACATTAAGCAAAATCgtccatttgtcacatccctaaCATATCCTATATTGTTTACTTAATCTACTTACATTAAATATTAATGTATTCCGTGTTGCGCTGGTGAAAGAGATATGatattcaaatcaaaatcaatgaCCTTTCCTGCTGCTGGATCAGCCGACCTGTGCCCGGCAGTAATTATGGATTTTATTGGAAGTGCATGAGGTGAATTTGGCAAATGCAATCTTGGTCAAAAACAATACTTAAGATTCTTTCCAGACAAGGCATTTTTTCAGTTGCATGTAACTTTTTACTTAGACTTTTTTTTGGAAGTACATACCGGATGTAACGGCAGTAATGACGATAGTTACTCAGCAAAACTCTATTCTTTAATAAGTACCGTACGCATTTTGAAATTATTAAGCTTAAAAAGCTGGTGAATGGCTTCTTCCTGGACATAAAGGAGAAACGCAATATTCAATGTCTCTTGTAAATCTAGATTCTGGTTCAGTCCTCATCCTGTCAGCTTAGAGTAGCCATATTACTTGATAACAAAAACAAGGTTCCACATCGAAGATCAGATCCACAGATAAGTtgtaaacacaacacacacatgctgataaaatgttatattttcaGTGTGTCAGCACAGGGATATAATCCATCAACATCCATCAAACCCTCAGAGCGAAAGACATAGCACAGCTGTCAGACACGGAaggaatcccaaatggcaccctattccctatatagcgcactacttttgacatgaGCTCTATGGGCCTTGGTCGGGAGCAGTgcaatataaagggaatagggtgccatttggggtgaaCTCACATACagctgaggtcagaggtcatgtgTAGCATTTGATTTCATTGTAAGCTGCGACTGGGATGTGTAGGAGGATCTGCTGTTCTCCCGGCTCTCTCCACAACCTCTACACCTTGGTAGATATCACAGTAGGCCTTTAACAAATGCACTGGCCAACATAATCCAAACAACCAGTTAACATATCACAACTATCTTTAAACTGGAATCTAAAGAAAAAGTAGCCTTAGAATTGCAAATAAATTAAATCATCAAGTGTTTTTCTTAGCTAAGCTAAATAACCCATCTAGAGTATATAATGTAATACAGTCTAATAATGTATTGTGATTGTATTTATGTAACAATGCCTCAAGAGACTTTCCTCATGAGAGGCGCTAACTAAATACATAGAATCCCACTCACCCCTCCATTTTGATCTGGTCCTAATTAGAGAGAAGGGAGGCGGGAGGGGGACCTGGGCTGCCTGGTAGACATCTGGTAGAAAGCACACTGCCAGTCCAGCCAGACTAACACCAACAGTAGAGTAGGATCATCCATATTCATCACCATCCATGCTGTGACCAGGGGCAGTGGCTTGTCTCACATGTCTTCAATCTCCAGACAACACATGGCATCCTAAGACCGAGCCGGGGTCGGGTGGGAGGAGGCGATTTACAACACTCGGCAGCGCGGCTGGTAGTCTAATAACACCACCATACACTCACTCTGCTAGATGAGCAGAGTAGAGGCTGGGGAGCCATGCATATCTAGGAACCCAGCTGTGCACCTGGGGATAGTGCTCTTTCAAGCATCATGCAGCTGAGTGTGGAGGGCAGAAAACAAGCAGTTcttccacacagacagacagaaaaggaAAATGTAAAACAATGTATGCTGTTTGAAAAAGAACGCTGGATTGTCATGAATAGCCAACAGATACTTTTTTTAAAGGGTGTTATTTTGTAAACACGCTGTGCTGAATTCAAATGTACATGTTGCAAGATGAATGACAATTTAAGTGTGAAGATGAAGAACCGTGCCTACTGCAGTGGCACTCATCCGTTCTCTGTGTCCTTCCATCCTCCCACACAGCGCAAGGACAGTCGTTGCCTCTAGCCACAGATATTCACACATGCTTGATATTCTACTGCAACAATGGCTGCCACATCAAAGTCCAAAAACTCTTTATGCAACAAGATTCAACAGAATGATTAACAGCATGCTAATGAGGCCTGCTACTGTTCATTTAGACCTCTGTTCATGTGTTACAATGCAAATCATTATTGTTACAGCAATTCAAGCTGGTTTAGCCAAGGCTGGCTTCAGGCATAAGCAGTCACTTAGGGCCCCAGGCCGCCAGGGGCCCAAAAACCCCAAAAAATAGACGCGTTTTTGGAGGCGggaactcagtcagggtctcaacttactgttgagagttataaTGGCATAACACACAAGGTGCAAGttagaaatttggttgtgcatgaGCAATTTTTGtcttatgtcagtcactcaattagccatgtcagctaacaattttttgATTGGCAAGTCTGTCTAACCAGCTATCGAAAGTTGTGGTAATCATGGACGAATACCCAGGGGCCCTGTACTATAGGGGGCCcctattgattttgttagtcactctcactcagatatccgTAACATAGGGCAACATACACatatggcataagtcatggcaaaagtATTTTCACCACATGGCAAaattagtagaattgcatgaaatgagcTGTCAAACAGATTTGCTCCATGGCAAAATTAGTAGAATTTCATTTAATGTGTTGCAAAATTGCCAAATTCTCTCCACCTCTTGGCAAAATGTGTACTATCCCAGAACCTGCTTTAAAAGGGCAACATTTTCTCCACACCCCATAACCAAATGTGTAGGATTGCAGGAAATTTACTTAAACGTATGTTTATCTCTGCCGTCAAGAGGGGGGCCATGTTTTGTCCTCGAGCACTCTGGAGGACTTATAAAGTAATTGTACTATCACCGCCTAAGTCATGAATGGAACAAGCCCTTGACTATGAGCAAAACCATTTTTTTAACATGAAAACCAGGTGTATGGATCTGACACTACCCAGTCGACTGAAAACTTGGCCAGATTAAATATGGGTCAGTAAACCAATAGCTACTTGAAAGGCACAAGAAAGTAAAAGTGGAGCAGCCTCAGTTGTGCATCAAACTTGATGGGAAAACGTGTTCAGCGATTTCAAAAGGAGTTCACACTGTGACAGAATAGCCTAACTCAGATGTTTCAAAACTTTCCTCTGGGACCCCCAACAGTTCATGTAGTTTACCTAGCCTATACCACAGCTAtgacacacctgattcaaacTTGTCAACTAATTTTAAACCCTTTGAAAAGGTGTATCTGAGGGCCACAAAAACAATTGTGAAATGTCTGGGGGTCCACGAGAAGAGATTTGAAAACTACTGTCCTAGTTAACTCAATAATTTGTTTTATAACCCACATTTAGGAACAATGGCTAAATGGGTACAGTTTCAGTTTAACAATCCGAGACCATGCATGGACACAAACACCCCACATTTATTTGAGACCTGTCAGCAAAAGATGCAGTGTAGTGTGTGCGAGGCCTGTCCCATTGCAGTGAAGGCAGAACAAAGCCATTTGTTCGCTAGTTAGCTACTAGCTAACAAGCTACTTCATTATCGTTAGCATAGTAAATTAGTTGCTAGCCAACTACAACGCTGAGACAGTCAACGCTGAGACAGTTAACGTTAACTTTATCAACGGCCGTAAAGTCAGCGTCTCTGCGTAAACTAGACATGACAAAGCAATGCTGATGATGGACCTCCTCATTGCGCCTATGATAATTCAATAAGCTAGCTATGTCAGCACACAGTATCAAAAGGGTAGCTAAGCTACAGACAGTGTCAACATCAAATCAGTTAGTTATCTAACGTTACCGCAACGTGCGAAAGTCAGTCACATAACACAATAGCACCAGCTAGTGTTACAACAAGTATACGTATGCTTATTTtacataaataattaaaccatTTCCACATTGACAATGGCAACATTATCCAGGATTGTAAACTAGCTTTAGCTAGCTATGCTAATGCAAGGCTCGAGGGTAATTTTGGAATCGCCAGCGCGCACAGCGAAAGAAAGAACTAACCTGGCAAAAGTGTTGACAATACTGAGTAGACGACTGAGTCGGCGAGTCCGTACTGTTCTTCAGTGCAATTGCTAATTTTAGCAATTTCTCTCGGAGTGCCACAATCGTTGCACTGGTATCGGTCTGTGCGCTGAGGTTTTGTTCGGCCTCTTCGTCCGCCATCTTCACACACAACTCGGTCGCGTACCACTGCCGCGTACGCAGACACCATGTGACCAGAATAATTAACGCACGCAGAATCAAATGCCACTGTACTCCACCGAGGGGCGTAGCAGTTTTGAACTCTGTGGAAGGTAGCAGGCTGCGCGTATGTTTTTTTTGCGTGCAGGCACTTAACTATTATAAATCAACTAAACTTGAAGACATCAAGAGGCCAATAAATAATGAACATTAGGTTATCAGTTCAAAACGTCATTTTAGTGATTGTATTCGTCATCACAATCAGGTAAGGTAATCATCTATCAGTCTTACCAGGccctttaaaaaatgtatgggTGCAGAAGTCAGTTTCTCATCCAGGTCTTTGGTTACTCACATACCGTCTATTTCAGCCTAGTATGGAGGGATAGATACCTACAGTGAAATCAGTGATGGGGGAGGACGCCTCATAAATGTCtgtaacggagcaaatggaatgtgATTTAGAATTCTATTTTGCCGGTGTGCCTGGTGTAGTAAAACCAATTGAGACAAAAACATTGAATATTTACTTAAACCCCACATTGGTAAAAATGTCTTTAATTCACAAAGCCATAAAAAATGTTTGTCTTTGTGTATGCATGTGCATTTATAAGCCATGATTATTCATGGTCAAAGTTTGTGTTTACGCAAAGAGCAAGAAgcattacttaaaaaaaaaatgtttattttgaaAAGCATAACATCACATAGCCAATGGACACACTGCATGTAACTTTCCTTCATACTTTTCCTGATGGGACTATTCTGTACGTTCAACCTGGGCCTGCAAATCTATGCATGCTCCTTTCGTCTGAGCAGTTTCTTAAAGGCCAACTTAAAATCCTCATTGAAGCTGGTGTAAAGTAGAGGATTAATAAGTGAGTTGATGTAGCCCAGCCAGGTTAGGAAGTCTGACACCTGGGGTGAGGCAGTTATGACCTGTAGGCCCACAAGGAGCTCCTTCAGAAAGAAAGGCAGCCAGCAGAGGATAAAAGCCCCGAGGATGAGGCCCAGGATACGTGCTGCCTTCCTCTCCCTGGAGGTACAGATCTGGCTCCTCTCATCTGACCCGTCCATATCTGTCTCAAATGAGGGGATACGGATGGTGGCATTGAGCCTGTCAAACTCTAGAGTGGGGTCTGAGGTGGATAGGTCCGATACGCAGAAGGTGTGTGCCATACGGCAGTGGTTCAGAGAGTTCTGGCTATCAGTCTTCGTCTGGCTTCGGCTGCTCAAGTGCCGCGATGAGCCCCGTTTCTGATAGAGCGTCTTAGCAGCATTGTAAATCCTATAGTACAAGATGAGAATAAGGGTCATGGGGATGTAAAAGGCCCCGAAGGTGGAGTAAATAGTGTAGCCCACGTGGTCATGCTCTATGATGCACTGTTTTGGGCCGTGGCTACCGGGCCTGTGTCTCCAGAAGAGGGGTGGAATGGATATGAAGACTGAGATGACCCAGATGATGCCCACCATGACAGCTGCCCGGCGGGCCGACCTCTTACGGGCGTACTCGATGGCCTTGGTGATAGCCCAGTAGCGGTCCAGCGCTATGACACACAGGTGCAGGATTGAGCATGTGCAGCAGGTCATGTCCACACTCAGCCAGGCCTCACACACCACCTGGCCCAACGACCAGTACTCTGTGGCAATGTATAGGATGCTGATTGGCATGACCAGGATAGCTACCAGGAAGTCGGTGAACGCCAGGGAGCAGATGAGGTAGTTAGCGGGAAGGTGGAGCTTCTTGGTGGTGCAGATGGCTGTGATGACAGCACTGTTGGCGAGCACAGTGAGGAGGGTGAGTAGCGCCAGGAtaaccaccagcaccaccatccTGTCTGTGAACACCACCACAGGGAGAGCGCTGTCTGGAGCTCCTGTGCTGTTGGTGATATTGGGCCCTGTGGAGCTGTCCCCAAggtccctctccatctccatcttccCCAGACAGGGCCAGTTCTCCCCCACTGATGGGCACACTCTGTCCCAGTAATAGGATCCACACTATAGGTCAGTGGTCACACTGTAACACACAAAACAGACATATACGGTACATTAGAAGGTGCATAAAGATTAATATTTCATAATAGAACATTTACACACAACTGTCACAGTGACCTTGGTGAAAACTTATAGGATACTTTCATTAGAATTCAAACAAGTACACTAGATGTAATTTTATGTCATATCTCTTGTGTAATAAGCACTTAACACTGGAGGGCACACTCTAGCAAACTTTAAATTAGTCTTTGTATTTTTCACCTGCCTTTTAATCAACAGAGCTGCCCTTGACAATTGGAGGTTGTTATACAATAGAAGAAAGATAGACAATAAAGCTAAAATAGTGCAGCCCATGGCAGTAATTGAGCTTCTGAAAGGTGAGGGATTTGGATTTATAGTGGAGACTTTATAATCCAATGTTATTTGGGAGATGAAAAGCCACTTAACACAGGGGTCCTAAAGTCCTAAAGTGGAGGACACACTGATAATTGTCActgatatattttttgttttgtctACAATTAAACACATATAAAGATATATTACTGTACCAATAAGGGGGAAACTGTTAAAACACTCTGGAAGAGAATACCTAGGAAAATATACAGAACAGTGAGTGAATATAATAAAAATAACAACTCCAGCATActggtgatcttgatgctcccAACAATTTAATAGATCATTTTGACCAAGGATTCAGACTAAATCAACCTTCATCAGGGTGAGTGAACGTAGCATGCGGCAAGTGTAAATGAGGCCTAATGATGTAAAAAGGTTTATTTATCTCATACAATGTCTCTCGTTCACTCTGAAAGGCAGAAATATAAGCCTTTATATCTGCATGCAGGCTTGAGAGACTGCTGAAGGACACTGCTTGAGGAGGCAAATTCATTTAGCTAGACTCGGTAGATAGAACATTTCAATGTCAGCTGTCAGCATTGAGATGGTTCACTACTGTCCCTAGTGCACCTCTTAGCACAGGCCTCGCTTGAGTCAATAAAATTACTGACAGATGGTCCATGCCAGGGTGCCCAGGCTGGTAATGATTTGCATTAGTCAATAAAGCAGAATGAAATTACTAAAACCATCTACTTGGTGAGAGTACAGGAAAACACAGCAAGGATAGCTGAGAAAAAAAGTGTTGGAATTTATAATACAACTCATTCAAGATTATCAAATTTTAGAGGTCAATCTACATGTCACACAAAAACATTCCTGGTAAATGAGAAAGATTCCCTTTTCTCTATAGTTGTATTTCAGTGGAGTTTTTTAAAGCTACCAAAATGTAATGATAAAGagataaacattttattttatttgtcacatgcgccgaatacaacaggtgtagaccttacttacaaacccttattacttacaaacccttaaccaacaatgccgttttaattttttaaaaatttaaaaatttaaaaaatgaaagatCAGCAGTAAAATACCAgcaggggcacaggttagtcaaggtaattgaggtaatatgtacatttaggtagagttaaactgactatgcatagatactaaacagagactagcagcagggtaaaagggggggggggggggagcagccagggtagccatttgactagctgttcaggagtcttatggcttgggggtagaagctgttaagaattAATGGACTACacctatttaaaaaatgtaatctaaATTACCAGTAAGATATGTCTACCTCTGTATTACTCAGCCTGAAGCAATGGTTTCAGACAATTTAGTCAACACTGGAGGTGTCCAGAGGCTTGAAACCAGTTTCTTTTCAAAGAATTCTCCCCTCGACCACGCCCACGAATTGGAGAAAACAAATGTTTTTCCCATTGACCACCATTGTAAAAGAGACAACTTCGTCGTTGTTGTTTActtatacagaaataaacaaaacatgccgaaaagctgctgtgttgttTAATTTACATGTAACCAGGTCATAAATCCCAACCTACAGTTT from Salvelinus fontinalis isolate EN_2023a chromosome 20, ASM2944872v1, whole genome shotgun sequence encodes:
- the LOC129817588 gene encoding 5-hydroxytryptamine receptor 1E-like, which translates into the protein MEMERDLGDSSTGPNITNSTGAPDSALPVVVFTDRMVVLVVILALLTLLTVLANSAVITAICTTKKLHLPANYLICSLAFTDFLVAILVMPISILYIATEYWSLGQVVCEAWLSVDMTCCTCSILHLCVIALDRYWAITKAIEYARKRSARRAAVMVGIIWVISVFISIPPLFWRHRPGSHGPKQCIIEHDHVGYTIYSTFGAFYIPMTLILILYYRIYNAAKTLYQKRGSSRHLSSRSQTKTDSQNSLNHCRMAHTFCVSDLSTSDPTLEFDRLNATIRIPSFETDMDGSDERSQICTSRERKAARILGLILGAFILCWLPFFLKELLVGLQVITASPQVSDFLTWLGYINSLINPLLYTSFNEDFKLAFKKLLRRKEHA